The following are encoded in a window of Dromaius novaehollandiae isolate bDroNov1 chromosome 11, bDroNov1.hap1, whole genome shotgun sequence genomic DNA:
- the GPR119 gene encoding glucose-dependent insulinotropic receptor codes for MAISAFGLILAVLASLIITANALVAIALLRLIQKSSCNGLYFVLNLAVADFMVGFTVMGLVMDEFSQLFHATQTFCVLRMSFVTSSSAASILSLTLIACDRHLAIRLPFHYFRLVTGLRVGVRLVGLWLLSAIIGFLPVLIPRFQHTFTNDKCTFFGVFQPSYMFTVFCVGFFPALFLFIYLYCDMLKIAAMHVQHIREVEHAGLAGGCPPSRTTSDMKAMRTVAVLIGCFTLSWLPFFIASIVQTMCPECFPYKVIENYLWLLGLGNSLLNPLLYSYWQKDVRLQLSQLAASVKRRVLLRLGNGKGFSSRDSKSLPTVSCLRLQD; via the coding sequence ATGGCCATTTCAGCCTTCGGACTCATCCTTGCTGTGCTGGCCTCGCTCATCATCACTGCCAACGCACTGGTGGCCATCGCCCTCCTTCGCCTCATCCAGAAGAGCAGCTGCAATGGGCTCTACTTTGTCCTTAACCTGGCCGTCGCAGACTTCATGGTTGGCTTCACGGTCATGGGTCTGGTCATGGATGAGTTTTCCCAGCTCTTTCATGCCACACAGACCTTTTGTGTTCTGAGAATGTCTTTCGTGacttcctcctctgctgcctccatCCTCTCCCTGACGCTGATTGCCTGCGACAGGCACTTGGCCATCAGGCTGCCTTTCCACTACTTCCGGCTGGTGACAGGCCTGCGGGTCGGAGTGCGCTTGGTGGGACTCTGGCTGCTCTCTGCCATCATTGGTTTCCTCCCGGTCCTCATCCCAAGGTTTCAGCATACCTTCACCAACGACAAGTGCACCTTCTTCGGAGTCTTCCAGCCCAGCTACATGTTCACCGTCTTCTGCGTTGGCTTCTTCCCAGCACTCTTTCTTTTCATATACCTCTACTGTGATATGCTGAAAATTGCAGCCATGCATGTGCAGCACATCCGGGAGGTGGAGCatgcggggctggcggggggctgcCCCCCATCACGCACTACCAGTGATATGAAGGCCATGCGCACTGTGGCCGTGCTTATAGGGTGCTTCACACTGTCCTGGCTGCCGTTCTTCATCGCCAGCATTGTGCAGACCATGTGCCCTGAGTGCTTCCCCTACAAAGTCATTGAGAACTACCTCTGGCTGTTGGGACTGGGTAATTCCCTCCTGAATCCCCTGCTCTACTCTTATTGGCAGAAGGACGTGCggctgcagctctcccagctggcTGCCAGTGTGAAGAGGAGAGTCCTCCTTCGCCTGGGGAATGGCAAGGGTTTCTCCAGCAGAGACTCCAAGTCCCTCCCCACCGTGTCCTGCTTGCGGCTCCAGGACTGA